One genomic window of Evansella cellulosilytica DSM 2522 includes the following:
- a CDS encoding PRC-barrel domain-containing protein, with amino-acid sequence MLLHFNAWLASYSVFGKSGELGKVSNAFFDEEHWTVRFLEVKSGHIFNRDKLYVSPASITYIDHETGGIHVNLTKDEAEKAPLTGEEEKITRKHEHELLLYYGLHPYWHGGGTWGNGALTARELQKLEENHELVENEQIDSGEENAVHDAKDVIGYEVSTINEQFGKVIDLLIEEETYTIKYFVVDLRKFLPGKKVLLPTDVIRNVNWVTRQMEIEVSKEQVEQAPEYLSNVKMTLERQREIDRFYMS; translated from the coding sequence ATGCTCCTACATTTTAACGCATGGTTAGCGAGTTATTCAGTATTCGGTAAATCAGGTGAGCTAGGCAAAGTATCAAATGCTTTTTTTGATGAAGAACATTGGACAGTCCGCTTTCTTGAAGTGAAATCAGGACATATTTTTAACAGGGACAAGTTATATGTTTCCCCAGCTTCAATCACTTATATTGATCATGAAACAGGAGGGATTCATGTAAATTTAACGAAAGACGAAGCAGAAAAAGCACCACTTACTGGTGAAGAAGAAAAAATTACGAGAAAGCATGAACATGAATTGTTACTTTATTATGGCCTGCACCCTTATTGGCACGGAGGTGGCACCTGGGGGAACGGAGCACTGACAGCTAGGGAACTTCAAAAGCTTGAGGAAAATCATGAATTAGTAGAAAACGAACAGATAGATAGTGGGGAAGAAAATGCTGTTCATGATGCGAAAGATGTGATCGGTTATGAAGTATCAACTATTAACGAACAGTTCGGTAAAGTAATAGATTTGCTTATTGAAGAGGAAACATATACAATAAAGTATTTTGTTGTCGATTTACGGAAGTTCTTACCAGGAAAGAAAGTGTTACTACCAACGGATGTAATAAGGAATGTAAATTGGGTAACTAGGCAAATGGAGATAGAAGTATCAAAAGAACAAGTGGAGCAAGCACCAGAGTACTTGTCAAACGTAAAGATGACATTAGAGCGCCAAAGAGAAATAGATAGATTTTATATGAGTTAG
- a CDS encoding HPr family phosphocarrier protein → MKLTVQKPIFADAASQFVNTASKYNATILLKKDHWVVDSKSLLGVLALALQPGQEVDITFEGEGSDAFAQELVDAGLFAK, encoded by the coding sequence ATGAAACTAACGGTACAAAAACCAATTTTTGCAGACGCAGCTAGTCAATTTGTTAATACAGCTAGCAAGTACAATGCAACTATTCTTTTAAAGAAGGATCATTGGGTCGTTGATTCTAAAAGTTTACTAGGAGTATTAGCCCTAGCTCTTCAACCGGGTCAAGAGGTTGATATTACGTTTGAAGGAGAAGGTAGCGACGCATTTGCACAAGAACTTGTTGATGCTGGCCTTTTCGCAAAATAA
- a CDS encoding YrhC family protein encodes MSDKKINELKNKVIDFKRFAFILLALCGFISLGLVLPHESVAPHHQTIMIGMLVVMLMMAFVFHRIAMHSQQKLYEEE; translated from the coding sequence ATGTCAGATAAAAAAATCAATGAATTAAAAAATAAAGTAATAGATTTTAAAAGATTCGCATTTATATTATTAGCATTATGCGGATTTATCTCTTTAGGATTAGTTTTACCGCACGAATCTGTTGCACCTCACCATCAAACAATTATGATTGGAATGCTCGTTGTAATGCTAATGATGGCGTTTGTTTTTCACCGTATTGCTATGCATTCCCAGCAGAAACTATATGAAGAAGAATAA
- a CDS encoding lipoate--protein ligase has product MLFIDNKNITDPRINLAIEEYALKNLDIDSTYLLFYVNEPSIIIGKNQNTIEEINKEYVEENGIHVVRRLSGGGAVYHDFGNLNFSFITKDDGESFSNFRKFTQPVIDALAKIGVEATLSGRNDIHVGERKISGNAQYTTKGRMFSHGTLLLDSEIEHVVKALNVKDEKIKSKGIKSIRSRVANINEFVHEKLSMDQFKQLLLTSIFGEGDVQSYNLTDEDWNGVQAISEARYNNWDWNYGMSPKFDIERSKRFDAGTIDIRLNVSKGLIKDCKIYGDFFGVGDVEDVQKKLIGVKYEKAAINAVVEEIDTNDYFGKIPKESIVELMY; this is encoded by the coding sequence TTGCTTTTTATTGATAATAAAAATATTACAGACCCTAGAATTAACTTAGCAATAGAAGAATATGCGCTAAAGAATCTCGATATTGACTCTACATACTTACTCTTTTATGTAAACGAGCCCTCTATTATTATCGGGAAGAATCAAAATACAATAGAAGAAATTAATAAAGAATATGTAGAGGAAAACGGCATTCATGTCGTTAGAAGGTTATCAGGTGGAGGGGCAGTTTATCATGATTTCGGTAATTTAAATTTTAGCTTTATTACGAAGGATGATGGGGAAAGCTTTTCAAATTTCCGGAAATTCACCCAGCCTGTCATTGATGCTTTAGCAAAGATTGGTGTAGAAGCTACGTTAAGTGGAAGAAACGACATTCATGTTGGAGAACGTAAAATATCAGGTAATGCGCAGTATACAACGAAAGGTAGAATGTTTAGTCACGGTACTTTGCTGCTTGATTCAGAAATTGAGCATGTTGTAAAAGCACTTAACGTAAAAGATGAAAAAATAAAGTCTAAAGGAATAAAATCCATTAGAAGTAGGGTAGCTAATATTAATGAATTTGTTCATGAAAAGTTATCAATGGATCAATTTAAGCAGCTTTTGCTCACATCTATTTTTGGTGAAGGAGATGTTCAATCCTACAATTTAACAGATGAGGACTGGAATGGCGTACAAGCTATCTCAGAGGCGAGATATAACAATTGGGATTGGAACTATGGCATGTCTCCAAAATTTGATATAGAGCGTTCAAAACGATTTGATGCAGGCACAATTGATATTCGTTTAAATGTATCCAAGGGATTGATCAAGGATTGCAAAATTTATGGAGATTTCTTTGGTGTAGGTGATGTAGAAGATGTGCAAAAAAAGCTTATAGGAGTTAAGTATGAGAAAGCTGCTATAAATGCTGTTGTCGAAGAGATTGATACGAATGATTACTTTGGAAAAATCCCAAAAGAGTCGATTGTTGAATTGATGTATTGA
- a CDS encoding NUDIX hydrolase codes for MDDRMIKYFRSRKSQLIDKQKLYEFALVVPLIVLDDEYYIVFEKRAKNITQPGEICFPGGKVDKLDESVEYAAVRELTEELGVPPHHIEVVGELDYLITPFNMILYPFLARIDSKTRFEKNDEEVAEILFIPLSDLMSMEPKEHYIYLDVRPEENFPYELIHQGENYPWRTGTFPEQFYVYKGQVIWGLTARILTHVLEEIAQAEKGRF; via the coding sequence ATGGATGATCGAATGATAAAATATTTCCGTTCAAGAAAATCGCAATTAATCGATAAGCAAAAACTTTATGAGTTTGCACTTGTCGTCCCACTAATTGTTCTTGACGACGAATACTATATAGTTTTTGAAAAAAGAGCTAAAAATATTACACAGCCTGGAGAAATATGCTTTCCTGGTGGAAAAGTAGATAAACTTGACGAGTCTGTAGAGTATGCTGCAGTACGGGAACTTACTGAGGAGCTCGGTGTTCCCCCTCATCACATAGAAGTTGTAGGAGAGCTTGACTATTTAATTACACCATTCAATATGATACTCTATCCATTCTTAGCGCGCATAGACAGTAAAACACGCTTTGAAAAAAATGACGAAGAGGTTGCGGAGATTTTATTTATCCCTTTATCTGATCTCATGAGCATGGAGCCAAAGGAGCATTATATTTATTTAGATGTTCGTCCTGAGGAGAACTTTCCTTATGAATTAATTCATCAAGGAGAGAACTATCCATGGCGTACTGGCACCTTTCCAGAGCAATTTTATGTATATAAGGGACAGGTCATTTGGGGATTAACTGCAAGAATATTAACGCATGTACTTGAAGAAATAGCGCAAGCAGAAAAAGGCCGTTTTTAA
- a CDS encoding class I SAM-dependent methyltransferase, with protein MEYTGERIIPEKMNPMNGMLLEHIARYYFAMPFVHGRVLDIACGSGYGSKMLAKARKKHISEIIGADINEETVHYGQKYYYHPLVSYKVADALNPNICDLLGTFNTIVSFETIEHVQDDKAFMQQMLKLLKPGGTLILSTPFGQGRGKKTNEPFHYHQLTVEEFKELFAPFHSVEYYFQKGVMFEPPRPDIHYPIGVAIAHK; from the coding sequence TTGGAATATACAGGAGAGAGAATTATTCCTGAGAAAATGAATCCGATGAATGGCATGCTGTTAGAACATATTGCAAGGTATTATTTTGCTATGCCATTTGTTCATGGGAGAGTATTGGATATTGCCTGTGGATCTGGCTATGGAAGTAAAATGCTAGCAAAAGCTAGAAAAAAACATATATCTGAGATTATCGGGGCAGATATTAACGAAGAAACGGTTCACTATGGACAAAAATATTATTATCATCCACTTGTTTCCTATAAAGTAGCGGATGCACTAAATCCAAATATTTGTGATTTACTAGGGACCTTCAACACGATTGTTAGCTTTGAAACAATCGAACACGTCCAAGACGATAAAGCTTTTATGCAGCAAATGCTTAAATTGTTGAAACCTGGAGGTACCTTAATCTTATCTACACCTTTTGGACAAGGTAGAGGAAAAAAAACGAACGAGCCCTTTCATTATCATCAACTTACAGTGGAAGAGTTTAAAGAACTCTTTGCACCGTTCCATTCTGTTGAATACTATTTTCAAAAGGGGGTCATGTTTGAGCCACCGCGTCCTGATATACACTATCCGATTGGTGTTGCTATTGCACACAAATAA
- a CDS encoding TetR/AcrR family transcriptional regulator — MMELVKDSSYFTYSGEKLSEKQIKILEAAIMIISKNGFNSSRTSEIASQAGISEGTLFRYYSSKKEILLSLLPIVIHHFFKPIIEESFIRNKSNQHRTIEDELKYYFHKHHQLISENERLLKIIVVESLYFPEIKLSFQTFMKNSVVPSLEKMIEIQKKKYKMKNVDTRLVSKTIISLLIGHVLLQSYLPDIYGNEETSFETTVNLLVNGMKEKR; from the coding sequence ATGATGGAACTAGTAAAAGATAGTAGTTATTTTACTTACAGTGGTGAAAAATTATCTGAAAAGCAGATAAAAATATTAGAGGCTGCGATCATGATTATCTCTAAAAATGGATTTAACTCAAGTAGAACAAGTGAAATTGCATCTCAAGCAGGTATTTCAGAAGGAACATTGTTCCGTTATTATTCTAGTAAAAAAGAAATCTTACTCTCATTGCTCCCCATTGTTATTCATCACTTTTTTAAGCCAATCATCGAAGAGAGCTTCATTCGGAACAAATCAAACCAGCATCGCACAATCGAAGACGAGTTAAAGTATTATTTCCATAAGCATCATCAATTAATTAGTGAAAACGAAAGACTATTAAAAATCATTGTCGTAGAGTCTTTATACTTTCCTGAAATTAAGCTATCCTTCCAAACTTTTATGAAAAATAGTGTTGTACCGTCGTTGGAAAAAATGATAGAAATACAGAAAAAAAAATATAAAATGAAAAACGTTGATACAAGGTTAGTAAGTAAAACGATTATTAGTTTGCTCATTGGACATGTGTTACTACAAAGCTATTTACCTGATATTTATGGTAACGAAGAGACATCATTTGAAACTACTGTTAATCTATTAGTAAATGGAATGAAAGAAAAACGTTAA
- a CDS encoding HD-GYP domain-containing protein yields MAVIQLNDYNSAIIGKVLANDVISDSGSFLLSKGMEITDSHVEILRKHEVEYIILEDNLPPIDIQLKHIFKNEKLSSLYYDNLVEVKYLFLQAVSDRIPTLRTFMKPFTPLLDKIIHGKSVFLELHHIKGFDDYLYRHSLNVGMLAATIGKILHCKDETIVLLAQTGLLHDIGKMKIPSEILNKEGKLTTLEYNEVKKHTIYGKEMLEKISGTNEKLHLGALLHHERLDGSGYPFGMKDKIPLVAQIISVADMYDAITSDRVYRNKYSPIEALTELVNEVYKGKLNGEIVFPFVEFIMKSYVGNKVLLSDGNYGKIIRLSIEELNRPLIELQDGTGYINLREKRNVTIENVFPQ; encoded by the coding sequence ATGGCGGTTATACAATTAAATGATTATAATAGTGCCATTATTGGCAAAGTTCTAGCAAATGATGTGATATCAGATTCTGGAAGCTTTCTCTTAAGTAAAGGAATGGAAATTACAGATAGTCATGTAGAGATTTTAAGAAAACATGAAGTCGAATATATTATTCTTGAAGATAACTTGCCTCCCATTGATATTCAGCTAAAGCATATTTTTAAAAATGAAAAACTATCAAGCTTGTATTATGATAACCTAGTTGAAGTAAAGTATTTATTTTTACAAGCAGTATCAGATAGAATTCCAACGTTAAGAACATTCATGAAACCGTTTACACCCTTGCTGGATAAAATTATTCACGGAAAGAGTGTCTTTCTTGAGCTACACCATATAAAGGGCTTTGATGACTACTTATACCGACACAGCCTAAATGTTGGGATGCTTGCGGCAACTATTGGTAAGATTCTTCACTGTAAAGATGAAACAATTGTATTACTAGCACAAACTGGACTATTACACGATATTGGAAAAATGAAAATTCCTTCAGAGATATTAAATAAAGAGGGAAAGTTAACAACGCTTGAGTATAATGAAGTGAAAAAGCATACGATTTATGGGAAAGAGATGCTTGAAAAGATCAGTGGAACGAATGAGAAGTTACACTTAGGGGCTTTACTTCATCATGAGCGTTTAGATGGATCTGGTTATCCATTTGGGATGAAAGATAAAATTCCTCTCGTAGCACAAATCATTTCTGTTGCAGATATGTATGATGCGATAACATCAGATCGAGTATATCGAAATAAATATTCTCCGATAGAAGCGTTAACCGAACTCGTCAACGAGGTTTATAAAGGAAAGCTTAATGGTGAAATTGTGTTTCCTTTTGTAGAGTTTATTATGAAGAGCTATGTAGGTAATAAAGTGTTGTTAAGCGATGGCAATTACGGGAAAATAATCAGGTTAAGCATTGAAGAATTAAACCGCCCACTTATAGAATTACAGGATGGGACTGGCTACATTAATTTAAGAGAGAAGAGAAATGTTACGATAGAAAATGTGTTCCCGCAGTAA
- the deoD gene encoding purine-nucleoside phosphorylase, giving the protein MSVHIGAAKGDIAESILLPGDPLRAKYIAKNFLENVSCYNEVRGMLGFTGTFEGKKISVQGTGMGVPSISIYVHELINSYGVKNLIRVGTCGAFQKDVKVRDVILAMSASTDSGTNHLHFKGLDFAPTANFDLLKSAYDNTVKQGLNVKVGSVYTSDVFYNDNKDIVEMLANHQVLAVEMETSALYTIAARYGVNALSVLTVSDHLITGEETSAQERQETFNEMIEVALKTAVE; this is encoded by the coding sequence ATGAGTGTACATATCGGTGCAGCAAAGGGAGATATCGCTGAATCAATCTTGCTCCCTGGAGATCCTCTCCGCGCAAAATATATTGCTAAAAATTTTTTAGAAAATGTATCTTGCTATAATGAAGTACGAGGTATGTTAGGCTTTACGGGTACATTTGAAGGAAAAAAAATATCTGTACAAGGAACAGGGATGGGTGTTCCATCTATTTCAATTTATGTTCACGAGCTAATTAATAGCTATGGTGTAAAAAACTTAATTCGTGTTGGAACGTGTGGTGCTTTTCAAAAGGATGTTAAAGTGCGTGATGTTATTTTAGCAATGAGTGCTTCAACGGATTCCGGTACTAATCACTTACACTTTAAGGGGCTTGATTTCGCCCCTACAGCAAACTTCGATCTTTTAAAGTCTGCTTATGATAACACAGTAAAACAAGGTTTAAATGTAAAAGTTGGTAGTGTATATACGAGTGATGTTTTCTATAATGATAATAAAGACATTGTAGAAATGCTTGCAAATCACCAAGTATTAGCAGTTGAAATGGAAACTTCTGCACTATATACCATTGCTGCGAGGTACGGGGTAAACGCCTTATCTGTTTTAACAGTTAGTGACCACCTCATTACTGGAGAAGAAACGAGTGCCCAAGAACGTCAAGAAACATTTAACGAAATGATTGAAGTAGCACTTAAAACAGCCGTGGAATAG
- the mtnN gene encoding 5'-methylthioadenosine/S-adenosylhomocysteine nucleosidase, which produces MRIGLIGAMEEEVELLRSKMNVIDKELIAGCEYFIGRLEGVEVVLSKSGIGKVNAAICTSIMIQLYQPDYIINTGSAGGFHQELAVGDIVISTEVRYNDVDATVFGYEFGQVPRMPAFYMPHEELITIAEECVEELNINSVKGLIISGDSFMSDHERVEEIRQKFNNPYCSEMEAGAIAQVCHQFQCPFVIIRSLSDIAGKDAKLSYDQFLEKASVNSAQMVLLMLEELRKKK; this is translated from the coding sequence ATGCGTATAGGTTTAATTGGAGCAATGGAAGAGGAAGTGGAGTTACTTCGATCAAAAATGAATGTGATTGATAAAGAGCTGATAGCTGGTTGCGAATATTTTATCGGTAGGCTAGAAGGTGTGGAAGTTGTTCTATCTAAATCAGGGATTGGGAAAGTGAATGCTGCCATTTGTACATCAATTATGATACAACTATACCAACCTGACTACATCATAAATACAGGATCAGCTGGAGGATTTCATCAAGAGCTTGCTGTTGGTGATATTGTTATTTCAACGGAAGTAAGATATAACGATGTGGACGCAACTGTATTTGGCTATGAGTTTGGACAAGTTCCACGCATGCCGGCGTTTTATATGCCACATGAGGAACTAATTACGATTGCGGAAGAATGTGTAGAGGAATTAAATATTAATTCAGTAAAAGGGTTAATTATTTCTGGAGATTCGTTTATGAGCGACCATGAACGAGTAGAAGAAATTCGTCAAAAATTTAATAATCCTTATTGCTCTGAAATGGAAGCAGGGGCGATTGCACAAGTATGTCATCAATTTCAATGTCCATTTGTGATTATCCGTTCTTTATCGGATATTGCCGGTAAGGATGCTAAGCTTTCTTATGACCAATTTTTAGAAAAGGCATCTGTCAATTCTGCCCAAATGGTGCTGTTAATGCTTGAGGAATTAAGAAAAAAGAAATAA
- the pssA gene encoding CDP-diacylglycerol--serine O-phosphatidyltransferase codes for MILFQHLVDNTVKKLRSQIANVLTIINLGLGGFAIIYVLQGQYHFAVLFICLAAIFDRFDGQIARKLNITSSLGKQLDSLCDLISFGVAPALLLYQSTVFEFGIAGSIFTIIFIACGAIRLARFAISEQEGFFIGLPITAAGCILTLSHLMNAMITPPVFMFLILSLSLLMISNFRVKKV; via the coding sequence TTGATTTTATTTCAACACCTCGTAGACAATACTGTCAAAAAGCTGAGAAGTCAAATTGCAAATGTCCTAACTATTATTAATTTAGGTTTAGGTGGTTTTGCAATCATTTATGTTCTACAAGGACAGTATCATTTCGCTGTTTTATTTATTTGTTTAGCTGCAATCTTTGATCGCTTTGATGGACAAATTGCAAGAAAACTGAATATTACTTCAAGCTTAGGAAAACAATTGGACTCATTATGTGATCTTATCTCATTTGGTGTTGCACCAGCCCTTCTTCTTTATCAATCTACAGTATTTGAATTTGGTATTGCAGGTTCTATTTTCACTATTATCTTTATTGCATGTGGTGCGATCCGATTAGCTCGATTTGCTATTAGTGAACAGGAAGGTTTTTTTATTGGTCTCCCAATTACCGCTGCTGGTTGTATATTAACCTTAAGTCATCTTATGAACGCAATGATTACACCACCAGTGTTCATGTTTCTTATTTTATCACTATCATTATTAATGATAAGTAATTTTCGTGTAAAAAAGGTATAA
- the sigK gene encoding RNA polymerase sporulation sigma factor SigK, giving the protein MSSLLAAITHFVKELFVFVSFVKNNAFPQPLNAKEEREYIRRMNEGDDEARNLLIEHNLRLVAHIVKKFENTREENEDLISIGTIGLIKAIESYSPGKGTKLATYAARCIENEILMHLRALKKVRKDVSLHDPIGQDKEGNEISLIDVLQAETEDVVETIQLNMEKKQIYQYIHVLDEREKEVVVGRFGLDMNKERTQREIAKELGISRSYVSRIEKRALMKLFHEFYKHQKEVYKTD; this is encoded by the coding sequence ATGTCCAGTTTACTTGCAGCAATTACTCACTTTGTAAAAGAACTGTTTGTTTTTGTTTCCTTTGTAAAAAATAATGCATTTCCACAACCGTTAAATGCAAAGGAAGAAAGAGAGTACATTAGGCGAATGAATGAGGGAGATGACGAAGCAAGAAACCTCCTTATTGAACATAATTTGCGCTTAGTGGCCCATATCGTCAAGAAGTTTGAAAACACAAGAGAGGAAAACGAGGACTTAATTTCCATTGGTACAATCGGTTTAATAAAAGCGATTGAAAGTTATTCCCCAGGAAAAGGGACGAAATTAGCCACCTATGCAGCAAGATGTATAGAAAACGAAATACTTATGCATTTAAGAGCTTTAAAGAAGGTTCGAAAGGATGTATCTTTACATGACCCGATCGGTCAGGATAAGGAAGGGAATGAAATAAGTCTCATTGATGTATTACAAGCAGAAACAGAAGATGTTGTGGAAACGATCCAGTTAAATATGGAGAAGAAGCAAATATATCAATACATTCATGTTCTTGACGAGAGAGAAAAAGAGGTTGTAGTTGGTCGTTTCGGACTTGACATGAATAAAGAGCGGACGCAGAGAGAGATAGCAAAAGAGTTAGGAATTTCTAGAAGCTACGTGTCAAGAATTGAAAAAAGGGCATTAATGAAACTGTTCCATGAGTTTTATAAGCACCAAAAGGAAGTATATAAGACCGATTAA
- a CDS encoding CBS domain-containing protein: protein MEIITSHTNLDFDGLASIIAAKKIHPHAKVVLPDRLSQEVRSFLGLYKDTFSFTYIHSIQTDTITKLIIVDTNTLSRTSINRNSLNKNVCFFVYDHHPLKEESINNYTGEISKVGATITILTEQLQKNNINISPLESTLFALGLYTDTGSFTYETTTERDLKAGAWLLQKGANLTIVEQFRKAQLSATQQNLLQMLLDNSKTHTIDGVEIVISSHHQQDYIGQLAIITRRILELTGSDAVFSIVKMGEKVFITGRSNSERVNLLPVIRELGGGGHKSAASAVKKNNDIEIIYEFIKKELSNTVSPSMTAQHLMSTPVHVVAEETSVEEASKMLYRYGHTGFPVINASQLVGVISRRDIDKALHHQLGHAPVKGFMSRNPLTISPEKSLEAIQALMIDKQVGRLPVLENGKLVGIVTRSDVIHAMHGKLKSKGISTTRLNRMNVRQEMKQQYTSFIYKLLKEIGIGAQHLNMRAYLIGGMVRDLLLQRPNEDVDIVVEGDGMKFATYLQEKFGGQVRLHEEFKTATWKHPNNLKIDVTSARTEFYDFPAALPKVEMSTMKEDLYRRDFTINAMGIALHKDQFGVLIDYFQGYNDLLNKKIKILYNLSFIEDPTRILRAVRFECRFQFKMDEETFLFAKEAVNNIPSLSKTRLSNELKKMFQEENPALIIDRLHQLNILPLIITTIDTYEAIERRVQSLKHSIYELYKKEIRIEESIWIAYLIMMTSSIETNELVILERYDLNKDEIKLMKEVFYLVEAQHHVTTESPMSDWHEIFNHTSTEAIITYYSYQANELVACALNYILAREHLIDKVTGEDLIQAGLQPNTLFKSLLIEGEKLKLDMPSLRKDEVLQKLLVHYKNMNKRF, encoded by the coding sequence ATGGAAATTATCACCTCACATACAAACCTTGATTTTGACGGATTGGCTTCAATTATTGCTGCTAAAAAAATACATCCTCATGCTAAAGTTGTGCTGCCGGATAGGCTGAGTCAGGAAGTAAGATCATTTTTAGGGTTATATAAAGATACATTTTCTTTTACATATATTCATTCTATACAAACTGATACCATTACTAAGCTCATCATCGTTGATACTAATACGCTATCTCGAACTAGTATAAATAGGAATAGCCTAAATAAAAATGTATGCTTTTTTGTTTATGATCACCACCCGCTAAAGGAAGAATCAATCAATAACTACACTGGTGAAATCTCAAAAGTAGGTGCAACAATTACAATTCTAACGGAACAGCTACAAAAAAATAATATTAATATCTCTCCTCTTGAATCCACGTTATTTGCACTTGGATTGTATACAGATACAGGCTCATTTACATATGAAACTACGACAGAAAGAGACTTAAAAGCTGGTGCATGGTTGTTACAAAAAGGAGCTAATCTTACTATAGTAGAACAATTTCGTAAAGCCCAATTAAGCGCCACACAACAAAACCTTTTACAAATGCTACTGGACAATAGTAAAACACATACAATTGATGGTGTTGAAATTGTCATTTCATCACATCATCAACAAGATTATATTGGACAACTTGCTATCATTACTCGCAGAATTCTTGAATTGACAGGTTCTGATGCAGTATTTTCCATCGTGAAAATGGGCGAAAAAGTATTTATAACCGGTAGAAGTAATTCTGAACGGGTAAATTTACTTCCAGTTATTAGAGAGCTTGGTGGCGGCGGTCATAAAAGCGCGGCCTCAGCAGTGAAAAAAAATAATGATATAGAGATTATCTATGAGTTTATCAAAAAAGAGCTATCAAATACAGTATCTCCATCCATGACCGCACAACATCTAATGTCTACTCCTGTACACGTAGTTGCTGAAGAAACCTCAGTCGAAGAAGCATCAAAAATGCTGTATCGTTATGGGCATACAGGTTTCCCGGTCATAAATGCTTCACAATTAGTTGGTGTCATTTCAAGAAGGGATATAGATAAAGCATTACACCATCAATTAGGTCACGCTCCTGTTAAAGGGTTTATGAGCCGGAATCCTTTGACAATTTCACCTGAGAAAAGTTTAGAAGCTATACAAGCGTTGATGATAGACAAACAAGTCGGAAGATTACCCGTTTTGGAGAATGGAAAATTAGTTGGAATTGTTACGAGAAGTGATGTTATTCATGCTATGCATGGAAAACTAAAAAGCAAAGGAATATCAACTACTCGATTAAACAGGATGAATGTTCGTCAAGAAATGAAACAACAATACACTTCATTTATATACAAACTTTTAAAGGAAATAGGAATAGGAGCACAGCACTTAAACATGAGGGCCTATCTTATCGGCGGTATGGTTAGAGACCTACTATTACAAAGACCAAATGAAGATGTAGACATTGTAGTAGAAGGTGATGGAATGAAGTTTGCCACCTACTTACAAGAAAAATTTGGTGGGCAAGTTCGCTTACATGAAGAGTTTAAGACAGCAACATGGAAACACCCTAATAACTTGAAAATTGATGTTACAAGTGCACGTACCGAATTTTACGACTTTCCTGCTGCCTTACCAAAAGTAGAAATGTCTACGATGAAAGAAGATCTATATCGAAGAGACTTTACGATAAATGCAATGGGAATAGCGCTCCATAAAGATCAGTTTGGCGTGTTAATAGACTATTTTCAAGGTTATAATGACCTACTAAATAAAAAAATCAAAATATTATACAATTTAAGCTTTATAGAAGACCCTACTCGCATTCTACGTGCGGTTAGATTTGAGTGCCGATTTCAATTTAAAATGGACGAAGAAACGTTCTTATTTGCCAAAGAAGCAGTTAATAACATTCCATCTTTATCGAAAACAAGATTATCAAATGAGCTTAAAAAAATGTTTCAAGAAGAAAATCCAGCCCTTATCATTGACAGACTCCACCAACTAAATATTTTACCGCTTATTATAACGACAATAGACACATACGAAGCAATTGAAAGAAGAGTACAATCTCTTAAACATAGTATATATGAACTATACAAAAAGGAAATAAGAATAGAGGAGTCTATTTGGATTGCATATTTAATAATGATGACCTCAAGCATAGAAACGAACGAACTAGTAATATTAGAGCGATATGATTTGAATAAAGACGAAATAAAACTTATGAAAGAAGTATTCTATTTAGTGGAAGCTCAGCATCATGTTACGACAGAGTCTCCCATGAGTGATTGGCATGAAATATTTAATCATACTTCAACTGAAGCGATCATCACCTATTATTCTTATCAAGCAAACGAACTTGTTGCTTGTGCATTAAACTATATATTAGCTAGAGAACATTTGATAGATAAAGTAACAGGGGAAGATTTAATACAAGCCGGCTTACAACCAAATACTTTATTTAAGTCATTATTGATAGAAGGTGAAAAATTGAAACTTGATATGCCAAGTTTAAGGAAAGATGAAGTTTTACAGAAGCTCCTCGTACATTACAAAAATATGAATAAACGCTTTTAA